The Myroides fluvii region ATTACTTCTTTTATTACTAGTCCATGGCTCGATGTTAACCTATGCCCAACATCGAGTAGTACTCAAGGGAACAGTAGTTGACGGACGATTCCGTCGGCCTCTTCAAGAAGCCCTTGTACAACAAAGCGGTACCGATAACTATACCTTAACGGATGCCACAGGAGCCTTTGTTTTATCTATTATTCCCCAAGACAATTACACCATGGAGGTGTCCTATCCCACGTGTATTACACAGCGATTTACCCTATCTTTTACACCCGAACAACACTTAGACTTAGGCACCGTGGTCTTAGAGGAAGATACCACAGCATTAGAGCAATTTGGTTTAATCCAGCTGACTGAAAACGACCTTGAAGACGACAATTTGGAAGCTGAAGGATCAGCAAGTTTACTCCAAGCGACAAAAAATCCATTTCAACAAGCCGTGGCTTATTCATGGAGTCAAGGGTTTTATCGCATGCGTGGGCTTGACAATGCTTATGGCAAAGTGCTACTCAATGGTTTAATCATGAATAAGCTACATCATGGGCGTCCCCAATGGAACAATTGGGGAGGATTAAACGAGGCTACTAGAAATCAAACACTTACAACCGGCGCTGCGGCTTCTCCTCAAGCTTTTGGCGGCATCTTGGGCACACAAGTCATTGACACTCGAGCTTCTCTTTTGCGAGAAGGAAAGCGTCTAGGTTTTTCTGGATCCAACACCAGTTATCGCTGGCGTTCTTTTGGACATTATGCTTCTGGCTTGCGCAAAAACAAGTGGGCCTATGTCGTTTCAGGCTCCTATCGCGGAGCCAAGGAAGGGTATTGGCCTGGAAGTAACTACGATGCAACCTCATTTTTTATGGCCCTAGAAAAACAAATCAATCCCTCACACAGTTTGAACTTGACAGGGATATACGCCAAGAACAAACGCGCTAAAAATTCTTCCAACACCCAAGAACAAATGGAGATAAAAGGAGTTAAATACAACGCGTATTGGGGATGGCAACAGGGAGAAAAAAGAAATGCGCGCTACAAAGATCTTGCAGAGCCCCTACTTATGCTCACTCATTATTGGGAGATGAATGAACACAGTTCCTTAACCACAACAGCTGGACATCAATGGGGATATCACGCCAACAGCCGATTGGATTATCAGGACAACCTCAATCCTGACCCAACTTATTACAAAAATCTCCCCAGTTTCCATCTCTCCCAAATTGATCCCGCCTATTGGCAACTTTCATCCGACGAATTTAATGCACTAGCGGAGGATGACCCTTTCAAACAAGCCACATTAGCCGCCTTACAACAAGCGGAAGAAGCGCGAATAGCCTTCAATAGCCATGGACAATTAGCCTGGGCGGATATATACAAGAAAAATCAACACTTTAATGGACAAAGTAAAATTATCCTCTATGAGGATCGACAAGAGGATCATACCCTATCCGCGAACACTAATTTTCACGCTGTACTCACAAACCACATGACTTTAAATGCGGGTATTACCTATCGTCAACTCCGGTCGTCCAATTTTAAGAAAGCCGTTGACCTATTGGGGGGCACCTACTATCAAGATAGTGATACGTTCCAAGAAGAAGGCCTGCGCGATAGCGATATGCACCATCCCAATCGCGAGATCCAAGTGGGCGATACCTATGGATATAACTATCGAATTGAAGGAAATGAGGCTGAGGCGTTTACCTTATTTACCTTCAACTACAACCACTGGAGCTTCTATTTGGCTGAGTCAATGAATTATACAGCCTATCAAAGAGTAGGTTTATACCAAAGCCCTCTTTTTCCAACAACTTCTTTTGGAAAAAGCGATCTCGTTGTATTCAACAATTTGGGTATCAAGGGAGGGTTTACCTACTACCTCTCAGGTAGGCACATCTTTCATGCAAATGTTGCATTTTACAACCAACCTCCTACCCTTCAAAACACCTTTGCCAATGTCCGTCTGAATAACAAGATCATCCCCAATTTAAAACAGGAAACTGTTTTTAGTGTAGATGCTAACTACACCTTTAGAACCGCTCAATTTCAAGCGCAAATTACGGGTTATTTGGCCAACATCCACAACGGCACACAGCTCAACACCTATTACACCGAAGGGTTGGGACTCACAGATAGCAAAGGTCAGTTGTTAAGCGAAATCCTATCCGAAGTCGACAAGCGCCATGTAGGGCTAGAACTTGGAGCAGCCTATCAACTCACTCCAACGCTGAAAATAACCACCGCAGCTGGCATTGGACAATCGTTTTACACTCGGGACCCTCGATTGCAATTATACGCCAATCACCTAACCAATCCTTTAGATTACGGTAGGTCTAAACTGACTAACTATCGTCTTGCCAATGGACCACAAACCGCTTTTTCGGTCGGTTTTGAGTATCGAGCGCCTTCTTTTTGGTTTATCAGTTCTACTCTCAGCTATCTCGCCGATGCTTACGTTCAAATCGCTCCACTAAAAAGAACGCAGAACTTCATCATGGATCCAGATAAAGTGGGACTTCCTTTTGAAAATTTAACTCCTGCTGAGCTACATCGAGTACTTCGACAAGAAAAACTTCCTGACTTTGCCTTACTCTCAATCAATGGCGGAAAATCTTGGCGGCTGTTGAACCGCACAATTATTGGCTTCTTTGCCTCGATTCAAAATCTCCTGAATTCCACCTATCGCACTGGGGGATTTGAACAGGCGAGAAATGCAACTTATGCAGAAGAAGTTGCTCGTTCCAAAGGAAATCACCCCGTGTTTGGCAGCAAATATTGGTACGGCTACGGACGTAGCTTTTTTATTCAGGTTTACTATAACTTTTAATGCTCAACCCATGAAAACAAAACAAAAAACGACAATCACCCTCATTTTCTATGCTTTACTTTTAAGTAGTTGCGCCAAAAATGACAACTTTTCACTCCCCACGCTCGATTGCATGGACCCCACACTAGTTCCCACCACAACTTTAGAAAATCTTCAAAATCTGGCAGATGCCGCTATACGTCTCTATCCCGGTGATGAACGCGATGCACTTGCAGGTCTTGTCATTTCCAGTGATCAAGGAGGAAATTTTTACAATAAATTATATATTGTCGATGAAATAACCCATAGACCCGCCATCATCAACTTAGACATGAGCGCTTCGTTTACGGAATTCCCACCTGGCACAAAAGTCGTCCTCGCCTTAGGTGAACTCTATTGCAATTATGCTTATGGCAAATTAGCAATTGGAGGGGGAATCTACACTTCTTCCAATGGAAAAAAATACATCGGTAGTATTGCTAAAAATGCCATCAGCAAATCCATTCAGAAATACTGCGAACTTGTAGACCTCGAGCCTTATACCACCACACTCCCCTTGGAAGCATTAAAAAATGAAACCGAGAAATACACCGGTCAATTGGTGCGACTTGAAAACGTACAATTTGACCGTAAATTAGTGGGCAAAAAACTATATGATCCCCTCGAGGTTGACGCACAAGGCTATACCTTGCGCAGAATAGTGGATCAACAAGGAAATAGCCTCTACATTCGAACGGGTAAACTAACCAAAGACTTTGCCGATTACACCATTCCGTCGGAAAGTGGGAGCCTCATCGGCATTATAGATGTATTCAGCAAGCAAATTCAGTTTTTTCCGCGAATCTTGGAAGACATCCACTTGGATCAACCGCCCTTTGGGGATATTGCCCCCAATCCAGAGGGTCCAGATGATGTGGAGCATCCAGAAGAAGAAACAGATCTCCCAGTAGAACCAGGTCAATCCTTGGCTTTTTCTGGCGCTGACTTTGAAAACTGGGAGGATTTTATAGCAGTACTAAAGCGTCCGGGATTAAAATTCGCCCTTGCCGCTCCAGGAGAGGGCTGGAACAACTCGACGGGATTAGTTTTTCGAGGTTCACCCACAACAACAGACAATGCCTTCACCATCAAACAAGTGCAAGTGCCCTCGAATGCAACTGCTCTTTCCTTCTTACTCAAAGGTACTGCCAATGCTAAATCGCTAGCTATTGCCTTATATCAAGATGACGGTGCCTATGTGGCTTATAATTTAGAACATCTAACGACAAGCAAAGTAATATTACCTACGTCTCATACTAATCAAGAAGGTAATGTATATAAATACAAAGGTGTAATCAATACAAACAATCAATGGATTAAAGTTATACTCTCCTTAGAAAACGTCCGTTATAATACAACTGGGGAAGGTGATTTTTTAACTTTTCGCTTTAGTGGTAAAACGGCAACTATCCCCAGTGACTACGATTTGATTTTGGATGAGATTCGATTTGAGCAAGAGCAACTAGTCGAATAGCAACACCTTCTCCATCACCAAAAATAAAAAGAGCGGCATCTAAAAAACCGCTCTTTATTCTTATTGTTCTTTGATTAAATAAATATACACCGGAAAGTGATCGCTATAGCCAGGTTCACTGTTGCTGTTTCTCAACGGATAGCCTTTGTACTGCCCTGTTTCTTGTACCATAAATGGCTTTTTGAATATTCGGGCTTTCCAATATTTCCACGAATCATATCCCTCAGTTAGATAAGCTTCGGTCAATAACATTTGATCAAATATATCCCAGGCATCTCGGTAAGCTAACGTTCCTAAACCGTCTTTAGACATTTTCTCCATCGGATTAAAGAGTCCTTGAGGTTGAACATTTTTGCGATCTCCTTCAGCTTTCAACACCTTTTTAATACTCTTATTGTAAGGTCCATCATTCATATCGCCCATGGTGATGATTTTAGCCTTGGGATTGATGGTCTGGAGTGAATCGATAATCTTCTTATTCAAAGCGGCGGCGGCTTCCCGATTGGGGCTACTGGCTTTCTCTCCCCCTACTCGCGAAGGCCAGTGATTGACAATAAAGTGTATTTCTTCTCCATCTAGCTTTCCTGTCACTAACAATTGATCACGAGTATAAATGCGCTTTTGGGTAGCGTGATCTTCCTTTTTTGCCTTCAACTGATCGTATATATACAGCGTGTGTTTAGAAGTCTGTGTAGGCACAAAGTGTTGGGTATTATACAACAAACCCACATCGATACCGCGGCGATCAGGAGAATCATAGTGTACAATGCCATAAGCACCTGGTATCATTACCGGAGCGTGAACTAAATCTTCCAACACCCCTCGATTCTCCACTTCCGCTACACCAATAATCGTCGGCATTCTTGAATTTTCATCCGTCCCAATTTGCGACATTACCCGCGTTAGATTGTCTATTTTCTTTTCGTATTTCTTCTTCGTCCATGCCTGAGCACCATCCGGTGTCCATTCCTCATCGTAAATCTTTGGATCACGAATAGTATCAAACAAATTCTCAACATTATAAAATGCAATGGTGTGAATTTGAAATTTTTTTTCTTGTGCTTGCATGTTCATAAAACAAGCACAAATCAGTATTAATGCCGATTTTCTTACCATATTACTACTAAGTTAACCTAATTTATTAAAACACCTCTTACAAAAGTAGTTATTTTTAGCTTAAAAAACTTAACTTTACTAGGAAAAGTACACGACTTTTTCAACGTAGCAGTTTAATATTAAATCGCACTTATGAGGAAACTTTTATTTGTTTTGCTTGGTGTAGTATCAACGTTTACGTTTGCACAAAGCAATCACGAGATTAAAGGGAAAGTACTCGATGCCAAATCTCAAACCCCTATCAATGCTGTAGTGGCACGAGTAGTTGGCTCCAATCTTTCCACTTTAACCAATGGTGAAGGAATCTTTGTTCTAGAAAACAATCAAATGGGTAACCAAATTGTCGTACTATCCTATCCTGGATTTATCAGTCGACAATTTCCAATTGAGGCTCAAGCGAATCAAACCATTGATTTGGGCGACATTTTCATAGAAGAAGATTTAGTGACACAAGCCCAGATAGGCTTTATCACACTGAATGAAAATGATCTAAGTGATGACAATTCCAATTCGGACACATCATCGGGATTATTACAAGCCACTAAAGACCCGTTCCAACAAGTTGCGGCATTCAATTGGGGACAGGCTTTCTTTAGAGTACGGGGATTGGACAATGAATATGGCAGAACTTTGATTAACGGAATTGAGATGAACCGCGTGTTAGATGGCCGTCCACAATTCAGTAACTGGGGTGGACTCAACGACGTCATGCGCAATCAAGAGTTTTCTTCGGGTTCTACACCTTCTGCCTATACCTTTGGTAGTATTTTAGGAACACAAGCCATTTCTACAAGAGCCTCCCATATTCGAAAAGGGTCACGAGTTACTTTCACAGGAACCAATACCAATTACAACTGGCGACCAACCTTTACACACTCTTCTGGTTTAAACAAAAAAGGATGGGCCTATGCACTATCGGGATCTTACCGGGGAGCTAAAGAAGGATATTGGGACGGAAGTAATTATCACGCTCCTTCTTTCTTTGCGGCAGTTGAGAAGAAATTCAACGACAACCACAGCTTAAATTTTTCCGCTATCTACGCCAAAAATAAAAGAGCAAAGAATTCTCCATTAACCCAAGAACAAGCCGATATTAAAGGCAACAAATACAATTCGTATTGGGGTTGGCAAGAGGGAGACAAGAGAAATTCTCGCTACAAAGATGTGGAGCAACCTATTTTTATGCTCTCTCACTATTGGACCATCAATGAAAAAAGCAGCTTAACGACAACAGCTTCTTATCAATTTGGCCATATTGCCGATAGTCGTTTTACTTATCAAAACAACCTAAATCCAGACCCTACCTATTACCAACATTTACCGAGTTTTCATACCTCGAAAATTGATCCTCGCTATTGGAGCATGTCACCGGACGAATTTAATGCATTAGATGATCATGACCCTTTCAAACAAAATACACTTGCAGACCTAAGACAAGCCGATCAAAGTAGAACGGCCTTTCGTCGAGGCGGTCAAGTAGATTGGAACTATATCTACGCGATCAATAGAGATTCTGCGAATGCCGGGAGAAGTCAAATTATACTTTATGAAGACAGACAACAAGAAAACATCCTGTCTTTCAACTCTAACTTTCGCACGAAAATCAACGCCAATACCACCTTTGATGTAGGAGTAAATTACCGTAAACTTCACTCCAATAACTACCAAAAACTCACCGATTTGTTAGGAGGAGAATATTTCAAAGATATTGATACCTATCAAGATGCTGGCCTTCAAGACAAAGACATCCATCATCCAAATCGACTAGTAAGAAAAGGAGATAAATTTGGCTATAACTACAAACTTTCTGCCGATGTAATCAACGTATTTACTCAAGTTGTTTTTGATTATGATTATTTTGATTTTTACTTGGCTCAAAACATTGGTTATACCTCGTATCAAAGAGAAGGGATATATAAAAACCCGGTCTACCTCAATGATTCTTATGGAAAAAGTGAGAACAAGAGTTTTAATAATTTTGGATTTAAGGGAGGTACAACCTTTCATATAACAGGAAAACACGCCTTAGACTTTAATATCGCTTACATCAATCAGGCGCCTTCGATCAAGAATACATTTGCCAACATACGTGTAAACAATTTCTTTGTGCCAAATGTAAGTAACGAAGATATTTTCAGCGTAGATGGTAGCTATATTTTGCGAACACCTTTACTAAAAGCACGAGTAACAGGGTATTTGACAGAAACCAAAAACGGTACAAAAATCAACTATTACTTTGGAGATGGTTTAGGGTTAACAGACAATGATGGCAGTCTGTACAACAAAGGGAATTCTTTTGTATCTGAAATCATTACAGGAATAAACAAAAGACAGTTGGGATTGGAAATTGGCGCAGAATATCAAATTACGCAAACCGTAAAAGCAACTGCAGCCGCCGCTCTAGGACAAGCCTTTTACACCAATAACCCCAATGTTTATTTATCCTCTGATAATTTGGCCCGTATGTTTGAGTATGGACAAACCTCCTTAAAAAATTACAAACTTTCCAATGGTCCTCAAACCGCCTTATCCTTAGGGTTAGAATATCGAGACCCCAAATTCTGGTTTATTGGTGCGAACATCAACTATTTGGCAGATGCCTATACAGAAGTATCTGCTATTCGAAGAACACAGAATTTTGTTTTAGATCCGAATAATTCAGGACAACCCTTTGAAGGATTGACAGAAGATAAACTGCGCGATATATTAAAACAAGAAAAGTTAAACGATTTTACCATCGTCAATATCACAGGAGGAAAATCTTGGCGCATGCCAAATCGTTCGATTATCGGATTTTTCGCCTCGATCAACAACGTTTTTGACAAAGAATACAAAACAGGAGGATTTGAACAAGCAAGAAATGCGAACTACGCACAAGAAGTTGCTAGAAATAGCGGACCGTATAACTTATTTGGCAACAAATATTTCTATGGGTATGGGCGTAACTTCTCCGTTAATGTTTACTACAACTTCTAATTCCTTTTACTATGAAAACAATATTTAAATCCATATTTTTTATCGCACTTACTACTTTTTTTGTAGCCAGTTGTGCGAAGAATGACGACTTTTCAGTGCCTTCATTGAATTGTAACGAACCTCAGGTGATCATAACCAAAACAACCGATGATCTCTATCTTACTGCCCCAACAGAAGTGGGCCCTTATAATGGAGATGCCAAAGACATCCTCAAAGGAGTGGTTATTTCTAGTGATAAAGGAGGTAATTTCTACAACAAAATCCATGTTGTTGATGAAACTACACAGAAGCCCATCATCGTCAACCTTGCAGATAAAGCTGCCTATGTGACCTATCCTCCAGGAACAATCGTTTATGTAAAACTAGGTGGACTTTATATACACAATAACGAAGGCATGGTTAATTTAGGAGGTGGTATTCAAAATGGAAAATACACATCGACTATTTCTAAAGATGTGATTCCTCAATACGTTGGAAAATACTGTAAACTAGCAGACATCAAAAAGTACAACAATACGGTAACCTTAGCTGAACTAATAAAAAACCAAAAGGAATACAAAGGAAAATTAGTCACGGTAACGGATGTACAATTTGCTCGTGGACTCGTTGGAAAAAAACTGTATGATGAAAAAGATGTTGATGCACAATATCAAACGCTGAGACAAGTGGTTGACGAAAACAACAATTCTTTTTACATCAGAACGAGCCAATATGCTACGGATTTTGTTTCTTATGAAATTCCAGCCAACAGTGGATCAATTACGGGTATATTTGATATCTTCAACAACATGATTCAATTTTATCCTCGTGTATTGGAAGACTTCAATCTGAAAGGTGATCCATTTGTTCAAGAAGAAGTTAAACCAGGTAAGTTCTTAGCTTTTCCAGGGGCTGATTTCGAAAAATGGGAAGATTTCTTAGGCGTGATTTTTAACAATCAGTTGAGTGATCCAATGGCGACTAAGGCAGAAGGTCAAGGCTGGGAGAATTCAATAGGTTTAGCTATTAAAGGAGCAAGAGATCAAAATGGTTATCTTTTTTCGGTACAAGGAGTAAAAATGCCAAAAGACGCAACGCAACTTTCTTTCTTAATGAAAGGAACTTCAGAACGATCTTTATCCATCAACATTCACAAAGCCAATGGTATCAATTACAAAGCATACAACTTAGACGCGGTATCAGGCAGTAAAGTTGTTCAGCCCAATGAAACTCCGATGGAAAATAACCCTGAAAACACAACCAATAGCTACAACGGAAAAATTGATACGCAAGGGAAATGGGTAAAGATCACTTTAGATTTAAGCTCTTTCAATGGAGAATATCACACGGAGGGTACAAGAACCTTCATCAGTTTCAAAAATGGAAATAGGGCCAATTACGATTTAATTATTGATGAGATTCGCTTTGAGGATGGAACCCCAGTAGAGGACGATGGCGGACCAGTTGATCCGGAACCAGAACCAGCTCCTGCAGATATCGTGGCCAATTTCAACAATTGGGATGAGTTTACCAGTAAGCTAAGTACGCATGGTTTAAAACCCTATGCTACGCATGCGCCTGGAGAAGGCCGAAACGGAAAAGATGCGATGAAACTTTCCGGGACAACAACAGCCAATGATTTTGTCTTTACAATCAATGGAAAACAAGCACCAGCAGGAAAGACAAAACTAGTGGTTTGGGTAAAGGGAACATCCGATAAAAAATCACTTTCGTTCAACGTCAATAAACCCGCGGGAGGCTATGATCCTTTTAATGCAGGAACCGTAGGAAATGCCAATTTAGACCTTGCCAAATTTACCACCAATCAATACAATGGCACCATTGATACGGGCGGTGAATGGGTGAAAATAACGCTCGACTTAAGTGATACAGCATACAATAGCACAGGCAGTGGAGATGTCTTCTCTTTAAAAACAGGAAGTGGATCCATTTATGAATTATTAATTGACAGTATTTATTTTCAATAAATAAACTACACAAAAATAAAAGCTCGGTTAGTCTGGACTGACCCCAAAAAGTGTCTAACTTTTTGGGGCATGTCTAGTCCGAGCTTTTTTTATTCTAAAATCAAGAAATACTTACTTTTCTATCACACTGAATTGCTATTTTATTTTCATATCCCCACATCCATTTTAATATACATCCATTTCAATATACATTCTTCTTTATCTCATTAGGTTTATATTTTAGTGTTCGATGAATCTTCACTACGTTACGATTTACACTTCGTTACAATTTACTCTTACTTCATTCCTCTCTCCTGTTCTAAAGCTATTCTAGGCTATTTAAAACAAAAGACAGTCCTAAACCTATACAAAACAAAAAAGACGCTTAAAAAGCGTCTTTTTATAAAAGTATAATCTATTTCGATTAGTTGTTTAATGCTTCTGCACCACCAACAATCTCTAAAATTTCATTTGTAATCGCAGCCTGACGAGCTTTGTTGTAACTTAATTTCAACTCATTTCTCAATTCTTGTGCGTTATCTGTTGCTTTGTGCATCGCAGTCATACGAGCTCCGTGCTCAGATGCTACAGAATCAGCAATTGCTTTGAACAATTGTGTTTTTAGCGACAAAGGAATTAAAGTTTCAATGATCTCTTCTTTCGAAGGTTCATAAATATAATCCGACGCTGCTGCAGTTGCTTCTGTTTCGATTGGCAATAATGGCAAAAATTGCTCTGTAACTACGTTTTGAGTAGCTGCATTTTTAAACTGGTTATATACAACTTGAATCGAATCGTACTTCTCATTCACAAACGCTTCCATTACATGCTCAGCAATAACTGCTGTATGATCAAAATCAAAATGATCGTATAATGAACTTTGGTTATCAACAATGTGGAATGATTTTTTAAGGATATCATTTCCTTTTTTTCCAATTGTCAATAAATCAATGTTTGCTCCTTTGAACGTTGTATTCGCTAAAACATTAATTTGTTTAATGATGTTGGCATTGAAACCCCCACACAAACCTCTGTTTGAAGTTACTGTAATAAGCAATACATTTTTAACCTCTCTAACTTGCGAATATACACCTGAATTCTCTCCCTCTAAAGTAGAACTAACATTTTGAATAATCTCAGTTAGCTTCTCTGAATAAGGACGCATAGCTGTAATCGTATCCGTAGCTTTTTTCAATTTTGCTGCAGATACCATTTTCATCGCAGATGTAATCTGCATTGTAGATCCAATAGAAGAAATCCTATTGCGTATTTCTTTAAGATTTGCCATTTGAAAACGTATATAATTCAGAAAGAGAATAAGCTTTTAGACAAGCTTAAACTCTTTCAAAAAATTCTTAATATTTTGAAGCTAATTCTTTAGCTACTTTCTCTAAAACGCTAGTTTGTTCGTCACCGAATTTACCTGCTTTTAATTGATCTAAAACATCTCTATGACGTGAGTTAAGAGCTTCAATGAAATCTTTTTCAAACTCTTTCACTTTGTTCACAGGAACATTTCTCAATAAGTTTTTAGATCCAGCATAAATAATAGCTACTTGATCTTCTACTGTATAAGGATCGTTAACTGCTTGTTTCAAGATTTCAACGTTGCGTTGACCTTTTGAAATAACGTTCATTGTAGCAGCATCTAAATCAGAACCAAATTTCGCGAATGCTTCTAATTCACGGAATTGCGCTTGGTCAAGTTTTAATGTACCTGCTACTTTTTTCATTGATTTAATTTGAGCAGAACCTCCAACACGAGATACCGAAATACCTACGTTAATTGCAGGACGTACCCCTGAGTTGAACAAGTCAGACTCTAAGAAAATCTGTCCATCCGTAATTGAAATTACGTTTGTTGGAATATAAGCAGAAACGTCACCCGCTTGTGTCTCAATAATAGGTAAAGCTGTTAATGATCCACCACCTTTAACAAAAGGTTTGATTGATTCTGGAAGGTCATTCATGTTTTTAGCGATTTCATCATCACCAATAACGCGAGCTGCTCTTTCTAATAATCTTGAGTGAAGGTAGAAAACGTCTCCAGGGTAAGCCTCACGTCCCGGTGGTCTTCTTAAGATCAAAGACATCTCACGGTAAGCAACAGCTTGTTTAGATAAATCATCATAAATAATCAACGCTGGACGACCAGTATCACGGAAGTACTCTCCGATAGCAGCACCTGCCATAGCAGAGTAAACTTGCATTGGAGCAGGATCTGATGCGTTAGCC contains the following coding sequences:
- a CDS encoding DUF5689 domain-containing protein produces the protein MKTKQKTTITLIFYALLLSSCAKNDNFSLPTLDCMDPTLVPTTTLENLQNLADAAIRLYPGDERDALAGLVISSDQGGNFYNKLYIVDEITHRPAIINLDMSASFTEFPPGTKVVLALGELYCNYAYGKLAIGGGIYTSSNGKKYIGSIAKNAISKSIQKYCELVDLEPYTTTLPLEALKNETEKYTGQLVRLENVQFDRKLVGKKLYDPLEVDAQGYTLRRIVDQQGNSLYIRTGKLTKDFADYTIPSESGSLIGIIDVFSKQIQFFPRILEDIHLDQPPFGDIAPNPEGPDDVEHPEEETDLPVEPGQSLAFSGADFENWEDFIAVLKRPGLKFALAAPGEGWNNSTGLVFRGSPTTTDNAFTIKQVQVPSNATALSFLLKGTANAKSLAIALYQDDGAYVAYNLEHLTTSKVILPTSHTNQEGNVYKYKGVINTNNQWIKVILSLENVRYNTTGEGDFLTFRFSGKTATIPSDYDLILDEIRFEQEQLVE
- a CDS encoding carboxypeptidase-like regulatory domain-containing protein, which produces MRELLLLLLLVHGSMLTYAQHRVVLKGTVVDGRFRRPLQEALVQQSGTDNYTLTDATGAFVLSIIPQDNYTMEVSYPTCITQRFTLSFTPEQHLDLGTVVLEEDTTALEQFGLIQLTENDLEDDNLEAEGSASLLQATKNPFQQAVAYSWSQGFYRMRGLDNAYGKVLLNGLIMNKLHHGRPQWNNWGGLNEATRNQTLTTGAAASPQAFGGILGTQVIDTRASLLREGKRLGFSGSNTSYRWRSFGHYASGLRKNKWAYVVSGSYRGAKEGYWPGSNYDATSFFMALEKQINPSHSLNLTGIYAKNKRAKNSSNTQEQMEIKGVKYNAYWGWQQGEKRNARYKDLAEPLLMLTHYWEMNEHSSLTTTAGHQWGYHANSRLDYQDNLNPDPTYYKNLPSFHLSQIDPAYWQLSSDEFNALAEDDPFKQATLAALQQAEEARIAFNSHGQLAWADIYKKNQHFNGQSKIILYEDRQEDHTLSANTNFHAVLTNHMTLNAGITYRQLRSSNFKKAVDLLGGTYYQDSDTFQEEGLRDSDMHHPNREIQVGDTYGYNYRIEGNEAEAFTLFTFNYNHWSFYLAESMNYTAYQRVGLYQSPLFPTTSFGKSDLVVFNNLGIKGGFTYYLSGRHIFHANVAFYNQPPTLQNTFANVRLNNKIIPNLKQETVFSVDANYTFRTAQFQAQITGYLANIHNGTQLNTYYTEGLGLTDSKGQLLSEILSEVDKRHVGLELGAAYQLTPTLKITTAAGIGQSFYTRDPRLQLYANHLTNPLDYGRSKLTNYRLANGPQTAFSVGFEYRAPSFWFISSTLSYLADAYVQIAPLKRTQNFIMDPDKVGLPFENLTPAELHRVLRQEKLPDFALLSINGGKSWRLLNRTIIGFFASIQNLLNSTYRTGGFEQARNATYAEEVARSKGNHPVFGSKYWYGYGRSFFIQVYYNF
- a CDS encoding endonuclease/exonuclease/phosphatase family protein, producing MNMQAQEKKFQIHTIAFYNVENLFDTIRDPKIYDEEWTPDGAQAWTKKKYEKKIDNLTRVMSQIGTDENSRMPTIIGVAEVENRGVLEDLVHAPVMIPGAYGIVHYDSPDRRGIDVGLLYNTQHFVPTQTSKHTLYIYDQLKAKKEDHATQKRIYTRDQLLVTGKLDGEEIHFIVNHWPSRVGGEKASSPNREAAAALNKKIIDSLQTINPKAKIITMGDMNDGPYNKSIKKVLKAEGDRKNVQPQGLFNPMEKMSKDGLGTLAYRDAWDIFDQMLLTEAYLTEGYDSWKYWKARIFKKPFMVQETGQYKGYPLRNSNSEPGYSDHFPVYIYLIKEQ
- a CDS encoding TonB-dependent receptor gives rise to the protein MRKLLFVLLGVVSTFTFAQSNHEIKGKVLDAKSQTPINAVVARVVGSNLSTLTNGEGIFVLENNQMGNQIVVLSYPGFISRQFPIEAQANQTIDLGDIFIEEDLVTQAQIGFITLNENDLSDDNSNSDTSSGLLQATKDPFQQVAAFNWGQAFFRVRGLDNEYGRTLINGIEMNRVLDGRPQFSNWGGLNDVMRNQEFSSGSTPSAYTFGSILGTQAISTRASHIRKGSRVTFTGTNTNYNWRPTFTHSSGLNKKGWAYALSGSYRGAKEGYWDGSNYHAPSFFAAVEKKFNDNHSLNFSAIYAKNKRAKNSPLTQEQADIKGNKYNSYWGWQEGDKRNSRYKDVEQPIFMLSHYWTINEKSSLTTTASYQFGHIADSRFTYQNNLNPDPTYYQHLPSFHTSKIDPRYWSMSPDEFNALDDHDPFKQNTLADLRQADQSRTAFRRGGQVDWNYIYAINRDSANAGRSQIILYEDRQQENILSFNSNFRTKINANTTFDVGVNYRKLHSNNYQKLTDLLGGEYFKDIDTYQDAGLQDKDIHHPNRLVRKGDKFGYNYKLSADVINVFTQVVFDYDYFDFYLAQNIGYTSYQREGIYKNPVYLNDSYGKSENKSFNNFGFKGGTTFHITGKHALDFNIAYINQAPSIKNTFANIRVNNFFVPNVSNEDIFSVDGSYILRTPLLKARVTGYLTETKNGTKINYYFGDGLGLTDNDGSLYNKGNSFVSEIITGINKRQLGLEIGAEYQITQTVKATAAAALGQAFYTNNPNVYLSSDNLARMFEYGQTSLKNYKLSNGPQTALSLGLEYRDPKFWFIGANINYLADAYTEVSAIRRTQNFVLDPNNSGQPFEGLTEDKLRDILKQEKLNDFTIVNITGGKSWRMPNRSIIGFFASINNVFDKEYKTGGFEQARNANYAQEVARNSGPYNLFGNKYFYGYGRNFSVNVYYNF